A window from Culex pipiens pallens isolate TS chromosome 3, TS_CPP_V2, whole genome shotgun sequence encodes these proteins:
- the LOC120421896 gene encoding titin homolog isoform X3, which produces MIVVFFSVMANYVSLRSAGEVESTVLEQQMLGVATPTQAAKVQSAAATEQLLKSEKEPSAPADKPTKQLSTESEEIVEEEEVEEEEVEEEVEEEEEEEEEEEEESEEEVKEVEKTQVVKEEPAPVVEQGPAESPKVEETEPLVEETKSSAATEDADATAAAVADQSAKETESKDEPSQAPSLELTETTAEGASVVQENSQHHHDHGDKPSVPPQTYLWEEVKKSKEQVSEGGYPWTHLYKNPLGPDDEPEIIMRYSHSPVSRRRKVEEQLIEGAEKKAKTENGCDAPGSEETNGRTETDATAVASTSNGHSDSPRRSRARAASHEPHGFKSEFKAHAKHFLDEHPSIRSFSNSLTRKGKSTRAFVSRSLERAKSMADKQIDKAKVQVSTLRRRKAASEPPRDLPEHKILNLRESPRLCGSRDIPAYVVRQPSDDAMDVTDTEEELPFTEESTVEASTVVPDEIIEIPSQPSMESAEEEMVREEAQKMVGETLEKASEEAVKIVEETVEKVLEDAAKVVESTQEVEKLPEEVPKVEKMEVEVESTQVVEAPKVDKMEVEEERYEIIEPPKEPEVKAQPPPKAPRKKKEHHYEDIDDYVPPKEQAAASTTSEAKLVRQHEIDGFDPIIGEMLGNDKIKISLQLQDQQIANDMLSKKKRLDEILQHSSEDEKEKDKIPSLGLLAPISSIDSTSSDEEARRTHLSTLAEESDTGSIDNSTQVTKKPEQPKKPVGDLSKVEEDHKEEELTPAEENLLAQQATADKQLELTPAEERMLAEAEQKPLNTDASPVVETKAVIDERWSKMSDHEYEPIGEPVDSKPSGASSLAPPTDAQQRKLSSASLRVPGDDADTLSMNELQKDIEDRYFNRAAEEETLEEATAEPSADATQEKTSKMKAVMSRAQESGKKAMARAQESSKNAMSKAQEGGKSLQQKLRKQTDKFKTKMSNINIKKDKDGAPLASPEVVTTPELEKFDFTLAEPKPDQEENIQPEVTVTVEDTNEIEQEEAAAEAGASKKKFKAPEFSKLKNIHMPKLQKPEFKRPEFTKITKPKMPNMSKFKRPEMPKFLTEKPDFSKLKMPEKIGTIKLQRSKSMKEPSDVASAASPSDASVVGDDAAKKKVNYTDFSTFPRLLDKFKRQKSAPGNASVRASTPPPLEFTKAGKTTRPKGKTFISRWAEKSSEGAGSTSLFFTGSELGERESSVEKRMRQRLDRADFDTPELPITAEQKQLEEYDKENREIHLVSAARHDEFMKRKPPMERQESDLASEEEKQFWASSLGQKIRQNIDMNSNDFDFLDEDERLRVARENEAMGLSARDRARFLGEPIEQAEDYELRSTTPYSNKECQSSTGSSGIRRRKGVLEEIDDDEFFLRQKGISKDNIQMGEYISSAIKEGLGTPVNALAEMGRYDSYDQDMDASERMSMEYRGEMSFNDEFRRNADMFKTFPPDRPNRKHKKSYNEEQYEDDGQKVPYDSYQQEEEDLEFYGRDRKYASEEPRQLAAEDERYMDEESLGNGFSRTGAAVPPTPPRRRKKRFRDVTPSELEPFANGLTSKPIYNSYTLGPETHLFNAEVPLAREESFTTPLPTPRRSRSRSQISKAFDDDRTSRGAESYIFGAVDSAMVKRSMDLSESNGYATVRKDPPPRPPAPIRRRRSTHSLGDQRQFSTLPNFHSVSPQRPSRNYSTINPNRPPRMKSNTNLDQESMRSASVSKNDFTEYEDIEQLEEQARMHQSLDTGAVVSKMKDRPLPPPPRPPRDHKKPKPKPDHDDRHDFDGGAEKIVATKPFERVEEVEIAIQTDPLPEDYELDIEVEETLGYAEEEAPAKTLREILKEEQQAEQARARQLAEATSLMRDIQKFRDSTSSLSQHGSRPETPAAAASILERRVSVPTASSMRNDVRPLSNENLSEQDLAHAEDDKYIAELVKKYVSEEKVVPTESAKRQQRAAPASQEIDAEKLREIEAMIVNERVEREEFRVVQSEPAAPPRRRSLVASSQDLSRSVEISPNVIEEIVERLRTNEQQHIAELQQLQQQQMEEMKRQQEEQQRLHDQKLEEQQKQLMEQQNQQLQETQQLKEQIQQQQEQQKELLLQLQQQEKEREYAREQAQQRAKELEQQRMLELQHQQLILQQQEKEREHARELEQQLAKELEQQRIRETQRIHELEMQRAREAELLRAKEAELLRAKEAELLRAKEAEMLRAMEAEMLRAREADLLRAREVELLKAKPVEPKEEGEAAPPAESTTVTVSEAQEPSNAASEEPKEAQPPARPPPPRISPQPPMTPTQQFPYQEYMPYSLSPQPTPFFSGRNYSDDEGAGLPQAPHRRRRQHRSRRESTSEEEFQRDQRKQRHGTRSPEPTIPALGGQLIRACGNSIRETGDELMTILRASSKDENKRDLHIALIILIVIVAGLMALGMSAERDVHHHHWDYFNPPGNGRA; this is translated from the exons ATGATCGTTGTGTTTTTCAGTGTGATGGCAAACTACG TGTCCCTACGAAGCGCCGGCGAGGTGGAATCCACCGTGCTCGAGCAGCAAATGCTCGGCGTGGCCACGCCAACCCAAGCGGCCAAGGTCCAGTCGGCGGCAGCGACGGAACAACTGCTAAAGTCGGAAAAGGAGCCATCCGCCCCCGCAGACAAGCCCACAAAGCAACTCTCGACCGAGTCGGAGGAGATCGTGGAGGAGGAAGAGGTCGAGGAAGAGGAGGTTGAGGAGGAAGTTGAAGAAGAGGAAGAGgaagaagaggaggaggaggaagagtcTGAGGAAGAGGTAAAAGAAGTAGAGAAAACGCAGGTGGTGAAGGAGGAACCCGCTCCAGTCGTAGAGCAGGGACCTGCTGAAAGCCCTAAAGTGGAGGAAACGGAACCACTTGTTGAAGAGACAAAGTCTTCAGCGGCAACCGAAGATGCTGACGCAACAGCTGCTGCTGTCGCAGATCAAAGCGCCAAAGAAACAGAGTCAAAAGACGAACCATCCCAAGCCCCGAGCCTTGAACTGACTGAAACTACTGCAGAAGGAGCTTCCGTCGTTCAGGAGAATTCACAACATCATCATGATCATGGGGACAAACCCTCTGTTCCACCACAAACCTACCTATGGGAGGAGGTTAAAAAATCCAAGGAACAGGTAAGTGAA GGCGGCTATCCGTGGACCCACCTGTACAAGAATCCCCTGGGACCAGACGACGAACCGGAAATCATCATGCGATACTCTCACTCTCCGGTGAGTCGACGTCGCAAGGTCGAAGAGCAGCTCATCGAGGGAGCAGAGAAGAAAGCGAAAACCGAAAATGGTTGTGATGCTCCCGGCTCTGAGGAGACCAATGGAAGGACCGAAACTGACGCGACAGCTGTGGCAAGCACCAGCAACGGGCATTCAGACTCTCCAAGAAGGAGTAGAGCCCGGGCAGCTTCCCACGAACCACACGGGTTCAAGTCGGAGTTTAAGGCGCACGCCAAGCACTTTTTGGATGAACATCCCAGCATCCGAAGCTTCAGCAACAGCCTAACCAGGAAGGGCAAGAGTACCAGAGCATTCGTCAGTCGATCACTGGAGCGTGCAAAGTCCATGGCTGACAAGCAAATCGATAAGGCTAAGGTCCAGGTGAGCACGCTTAGAAGGAGGAAAGCGGCGTCCGAACCACCGAGGGATTTACCAGAGCACAAGATCCTGAACCTTCGGGAATCACCCAGACTTTGCGGAAGTCGCGATATCCCCGCCTACGTGGTAAGACAGCCAAGTGACGATGCCATGGACGTTACGGACACCGAAGAAGAGCTGCCCTTCACGGAAGAATCAACGGTGGAAGCTTCCACAGTGGTTCCGGATGAAATCATTGAGATACCTTCACAGCCATCGATGGAATCTGCTGAAGAAGAGATGGTTCGCGAGGAAGCACAGAAAATGGTCGGAGAAACCCTAGAGAAAGCATCAGAAGAAGCTGTAAAGATTGTTGAAGAAACCGTTGAGAAGGTTTTGGAAGATGCTGCAAAGGTAGTTGAATCCACTCAGGAGGTAGAGAAGCTCCCGGAAGAAGTCCCAAAAGTGGAAAAAATGGAGGTCGAAGTTGAATCCACTCAAGTGGTAGAAGCCCCAAAGGTGGATAAAATGGAGGTCGAGGAAGAACGATACGAGATCATAGAGCCACCCAAAGAACCAGAAGTAAAGGCTCAACCTCCGCCGAAGGCTCCTCGCAAGAAGAAGGAACATCACTACGAGGACATCGACGATTACGTGCCTCCAAAGGAGCAAGCTGCTGCCAGTACCACGTCGGAAGCTAAGCTCGTCCGACAGCACGAGATCGACGGGTTTGATCCGATCATCGGAGAGATGCTTGGCAACGACAAGATCAAAATATCTCTCCAGCTGCAGGATCAGCAAATTGCCAACGACATGCTCAGCAAGAAGAAGCGACTCGATGAGATCCTTCAGCATTCATCCGAGGACGAAAAGGAAAAGGATAAAATCCCAAGCCTTGGTCTCCTAGCGCCCATTTCCTCGATCGATTCGACGTCCTCCGACGAGGAAGCTCGACGAACGCATCTGTCCACCCTGGCGGAAGAAAGTGACACGGGAAGCATCGACAACAGTACCCAGGTTACCAAGAAGCCGGAACAACCCAAGAAGCCTGTCGGCGATTTGTCCAAGGTCGAGGAGGATCACAAAGAGGAGGAGCTAACCCCGGCGGAAGAGAACCTGCTGGCACAACAAGCTACTGCTGACAAGCAACTCGAACTGACCCCGGCAGAGGAGCGCATGTTGGCCGAAGCGGAACAGAAGCCCCTCAACACGGATGCGAGCCCAGTTGTGGAAACCAAAGCGGTCATCGACGAACGATGGTCTAAGATGAG CGACCACGAGTACGAGCCAATTGGAGAACCCGTTGACAGCAAGCCGAGCGGAGCCTCCAGCTTGGCGCCACCTACGGACGCCCAGCAGCGTAAGCTTTCGAGCGCATCGCTGCGAGTGCCGGGAGATGACGCCGACACATTGAGCATGAACGAGCTGCAGAAGGACATTGAGGATCGCTACTTTAACCGTGCCGCTGAGGAAGAAACTCTCGAGGAGGCCACTGCCGAACCGTCGGCCGACGCGACGCAGGAGAAGACGAGCAAAATGAAGGCCGTGATGTCACGTGCTCAAGAGAGTGGTAAGAAGGCGATGGCGAGGGCACAGGAGAGCAGCAAGAATGCCATGAGCAAGGCCCAGGAAGGTGGAAAGAGCTTGCAGCAGAAGCTGCGCAAGCAAACGGACAAATTCAAAACCAAAATGTCCAACATAAACATCAAGAAGGACAAGGACGGTGCCCCGCTGGCGTCACCGGAAGTTGTCACCACTCCGGAGTTGGAGAAGTTTGACTTTACGCTTGCTGAGCCAAAGCCGGATCAAGAAGAGAACATTCAACCCGAAGTCACGGTTACCGTGGAGGACACCAACGAAATTGAACAGGAAGAAGCTGCGGCGGAAGCTGGTGCGTCGAAGAAGAAGTTCAAAGCTCCGGAATTCTCCAAGCTCAAGAACATTCACATGCCGAAACTTCAAAAGCCAGAGTTTAAACGTCCAGAGTTTACCAAGATCACTAAACCGAAAATGCCGAACATGTCAAAGTTCAAGCGTCCTGAAATGCCAAAGTTCCTGACGGAAAAGCCCGACTTTTCCAAGCTCAAGATGCCGGAGAAAATCGGCACAATCAAACTGCAGCGTAGCAAGTCGATGAAGGAACCATCGGATGTAGCTAGTGCTGCCTCGCCATCCGACGCGTCAGTTGTCGGTGACGATGCCGCAAAGAAGAAGGTCAACTATACTGACTTTAGCACGTTCCCACGGCTGCTGGACAAATTCAAGCGCCAGAAGTCCGCTCCGGGTAACGCAAGTGTCCGTGCATCAACGCCACCACCGCTGGAGTTCACCAAAGCAGGCAAGACGACCCGTCCCAAGGGCAAAACGTTCATTTCACGATGGGCCGAGAAGTCATCGGAAGGTGCCGGAAGCACAAGTCTCTTCTTCACCGGTAGCGAACTGGGCGAGCGAGAGTCCTCGGTTGAGAAGCGCATGCGTCAACGGCTAGATCGGGCTGACTTTGATACTCCCGAGCTGCCCATCACTGCCGAACAGAAGCAGCTGGAGGAGTACGACAAGGAGAATCGAGAGATTCACCTCGTGTCCGCGGCCAGACACGACGAGTTCATGAAGCGGAAACCGCCGATGGAACGGCAAGAGTCCGACCTGGCCTCTGAAGAGGAGAAGCAGTTCTGGGCGAGTTCGCTGGGCCAGAAAATCAGACAGAATATCGACATGAACAGCAACGACTTTGACTTTCTCGATGAAGACGAGCGGCTGCGCGTTGCTCGCGAAAATGAAGCCATGGGGCTGAGTGCACGTGATCGTGCTAGATTCTTGGGAGAGCCTATCGAACAGGCAGAAGATTACGAGCTGCGATCTACGACTCCGTACTCGAACAAGGAGTGCCAATCATCGACCGGAAGTTCCGGAATCCGCAGACGCAAGGGTGTTCTGGAGGAAATCGACGACGATGAATTCTTCCTGCGCCAAAAGGGAATATCCAAGGACAACATCCAAATGGGAGAGTACATCAGTTCCGCCATTAAGGAAGGACTGGGAACTCCGGTCAATGCTCTGGCAGAAATGGGACGCTACGACTCGTACGACCAGGACATGGATGCCAGCGAGCGAATGAGCATGGAATATCGTGGTGAGATGAGCTTCAACGATGAGTTCCGTCGGAATGCCGACATGTTCAAGACGTTCCCGCCGGATCGTCCCAACAGGAAGCACAAGAAGTCCTACAACGAGGAACAGTACGAGGATGATGGACAGAAGGTACCGTACGACTCGTACCAACAGGAAGAGGAAGATCTGGAGTTTTACGGACGCGATCGTAAGTATGCTAGCGAGGAGCCAAGACAGCTGGCTGCTGAAGACGAGCGCTACATGGACGAGGAAAGTCTCGGCAACGGATTCTCACGCACGGGAGCGGCTGTGCCACCTACGCCACCGAGACGCCGCAAGAAGCGCTTCCGTGATGTCACCCCATCTGAACTAGAACCATTTGCCAATGGTTTGACATCCAAACCCATTTACAATAGCTATACCTTAGGACCAGAAACG CACTTGTTCAACGCCGAAGTTCCGCTGGCACGCGAGGAAAGCTTCACGACTCCGCTGCCAACTCCGCGGCGATCCCGTTCGCGATCCCAAATCTCGAAGGCGTTCGATGACGACCGCACCTCTCGGGGAGCAGAGTCCTACATCTTCGGAGCCGTAGACAGTGCCATGGTGAAACGCAGCATGGATCTGTCGGAATCCAACGG CTATGCTACCGTGCGTAAGGATCCACCGCCACGTCCACCGGCTCCGATCCGTCGTAGGCGGTCAACGCACTCTTTGGGAGATCAACGTCAGTTCAGCACACTGCCCAACTTCCATTCGGTTTCACCGCAACGTCCGTCGCGCAACTACAGCACCATCAACCCGAACCGACCACCGCGTATGAAGTCCAACACCAATCTGGACCAAGAATCGAT GAGATCAGCGAGCGTCAGCAAAAATGACTTCACCGAGTACGAAGATATCGAGCAGTTGGAGGAGCAAGCCCGAATGCACCAATCGCTGGACACGGGAGCGGTCGTGAGCAAGATGAAGGACCGTCCGCTTCCACCGCCGCCACGTCCGCCGAGGGACCACAAGAAGCCCAAGCCGAAACCGGACCACGATGACCGGCACGACTTTGATGGAGGAGCGGAGAAGATCGTCGCAACGAAACCGTTTGAAAGGGTCGAAGAGGTCGAAATCGCAATCCAAACTGACCCGCTACCGGAAGACTACGAGCTGGACATTGAGGTTGAGGAAACGCTTGGATATGCGGAGGAAGAAGCACCCGCGAAGACACTTCGGGAGATTCTCAAGGAAGAACAACAGGCAGAGCAGGCTCGTGCCCGCCAACTCGCGGAAGCCACCAGCCTGATGAGAGACATTCAAAAGTTCAGAGATTCTACATCATCGCTCTCGCAGCATGGTAGTCGACCAGAAACTCCAGCAGCTGCCGCCAGCATCTTGGAACGCCGTGTCTCGGTCCCTACCGCATCCAGCATGCGCAACGACGTTCGTCCTCTCAGCAACGAGAACCTCTCCGAGCAGGACCTGGCGCACGCCGAAGACGACAAGTACATTGCGGAGCTGGTGAAGAAGTACGTATCGGAAGAGAAGGTCGTCCCAACTGAGAGTGCAAAGAGACAACAGAGAGCAGCGCCTGCATCACAGGAAATCGACGCTGAAAAACTTAGGGAAATAGAAGCCATGATTGTAAACGAGCGGGTTGAACGGGAAGAGTTCCGAGTTGTTCAGTCTGAGCCAGCTGCACCGCCACGACGAAGGTCTCTGGTAGCCTCCAGTCAAGATCTTTCCAGAAGCGTCGAAATTTCTCCCAACGTGATAGAGGAAATCGTCGAACGCTTGAGAACGAACGAGCAGCAACATATCGCCGAGTTGCAACAACTGCAGCAACAGCAAATGGAAGAAATGAAAAGACAGCAAGAGGAACAGCAGCGACTGCACGATCAGAAACTCGAAGAGCAACAGAAGCAGCTCATGGAGCAACAGAACCAGCAACTACAGGAAACGCAACAGCTCAAGGAACAAATCCAGCAACAACAAGAACAGCAAAAGGAACTGCTTTTGCAGCTGCAGCAACAGGAAAAAGAGCGTGAATACGCCCGCGAGCAAGCCCAACAAAGAGCCAAGGAACTCGAACAGCAGAGAATGCTTGAACTGCAACATCAGCAGCTTATCCTTCAGCAGCAGGAAAAGGAACGCGAACATGCCCGAGAACTGGAGCAACAACTGGCAAAGGAGCTGGAGCAGCAGAGAATACGTGAAACTCAGCGGATTCATGAGCTCGAGATGCAGCGGGCGCGCGAAGCGGAACTTCTCAGAGCCAAGGAAGCTGAACTGCTGAGAGCGAAGGAGGCAGAGTTGTTGCGAGCGAAGGAAGCTGAGATGCTCCGAGCAATGGAAGCCGAAATGCTGAGAGCAAGAGAGGCTGATCTGTTGAGAGCCCGTGAAGTAGAGTTGCTAAAAGCGAAACCAGTCGAGCCGAAGGAAGAAGGAGAGGCAGCACCTCCAGCGGAATCAACAACCGTCACTGTTTCAGAAGCTCAAGAACCATCCAACGCAGCCAGCGAAGAACCGAAGGAAGCACAACCACCAGCAAGACCTCCACCACCGCGGATAAGTCCCCAACCTCCGATGACGCCGACCCAACAGTTCCCGTACCAGGAATACATGCCGTACTCTCTTTCGCCCCAGCCTACACCGTTCTTCTCCGGCCGAAACTATTCCGACGATGAGGGCGCAGGCCTTCCGCAGGCCCCACACAGACGCCGGCGCCAGCACCGTTCACGACGGGAATCTACCTCGGAGGAAGAGTTCCAGCGTGATCAGCGCAAACAACGCCACGGAACACGCTCGCCAGAACCGACGATTCCGGCTCTGGGCGGTCAGCTGATCCGTGCCTGCGGAAACTCGATCCGCGAAACCGGCGACGAGCTGATGACGATTCTGCGTGCCAGCAGCAAGGATGAAAACAAACGCGATCTGCACATTGCCCTCATCATCCTGATCGTCATCGTGGCCGGACTGATGGCACTCGGGATGAGTGCCGAGAGGGACGTCCATCACCACCATTGGGATTACTTCAATCCGCCCGGTAACGGACGGGCCTAA